A part of Novipirellula artificiosorum genomic DNA contains:
- a CDS encoding sialate O-acetylesterase — MSFHQCTHVLSCVVLLWTLLILPAASAEVSDPLPDPDGKPADLSKPVQVFILLGQSNMLGFGRVGPADKQGTLEYMIKEKGKYQHLVDDQGKWTERKDVRYVHVMDKRGVDFRDMEQFADMKNQWLTVTGNFGPELGFGHVMGHFYDEPILVLKACIGNRSLGWDLLPPNSQRYEFEGKTYAGYKDNPGSWTEGAPKQKVNWYAGRQYDADTSHAKAVLENLDKYYPGARGYEVAGFVFWQGHKDQNAAHAKRYEQNLVRFIKTLRKDFNAPDAKFVLATIAFGGNKLSGHGLTVAKAQLAVSGETGKYPEFKCNVKTIDARPFWRDKEGSPSGADYHYNHNAETYMEVGDALGRGMVELLTQVED, encoded by the coding sequence TTGTCATTCCACCAATGCACACATGTGCTTTCGTGTGTCGTTCTACTTTGGACGCTACTGATCCTTCCCGCAGCTTCGGCGGAAGTCTCCGATCCACTGCCCGATCCCGACGGCAAACCGGCCGATCTGAGCAAGCCGGTACAGGTGTTTATCCTATTAGGCCAATCGAACATGCTGGGCTTTGGCCGGGTTGGCCCTGCGGACAAGCAAGGTACACTCGAATACATGATCAAAGAGAAAGGCAAGTATCAGCATCTTGTCGATGATCAAGGAAAATGGACTGAGAGAAAGGATGTGCGCTACGTCCATGTTATGGATAAGAGGGGTGTGGATTTCCGGGACATGGAGCAGTTTGCAGACATGAAGAACCAATGGCTGACCGTAACGGGTAACTTTGGACCGGAATTGGGCTTTGGCCACGTGATGGGGCATTTCTACGACGAACCCATTCTGGTCCTCAAAGCTTGCATCGGCAACCGAAGCTTGGGGTGGGACCTACTTCCTCCAAACAGCCAGCGCTATGAGTTTGAGGGCAAGACGTATGCTGGCTACAAAGACAATCCTGGATCATGGACTGAGGGTGCTCCCAAGCAGAAAGTCAATTGGTACGCTGGCAGGCAGTACGACGCTGACACGAGCCATGCCAAGGCGGTCTTAGAGAATCTGGACAAATACTACCCGGGCGCGAGGGGATACGAAGTGGCTGGCTTTGTCTTTTGGCAAGGGCACAAGGACCAAAACGCAGCCCACGCAAAACGTTACGAACAGAACCTCGTGCGTTTCATCAAGACACTGCGCAAGGACTTTAACGCGCCGGACGCCAAATTTGTCTTGGCAACGATCGCCTTCGGTGGAAACAAATTGAGTGGCCATGGTTTGACGGTGGCGAAGGCCCAGCTGGCTGTAAGCGGTGAAACTGGCAAGTATCCCGAGTTCAAATGTAACGTGAAAACCATCGATGCACGCCCCTTCTGGCGAGACAAAGAGGGGTCTCCTAGCGGCGCGGATTATCACTACAACCACAACGCCGAAACCTACATGGAGGTCGGCGACGCATTGGGTCGGGGGATGGTGGAGCTCTTAACCCAAGTCGAAGACTGA
- a CDS encoding DUF6288 domain-containing protein, which translates to MKANRYKTAFPYAVLLMATLVFPVSTVLVLLADPLSAAGPGAAIANPDLTQNDKIPEDADHDWNLGPTGARGWMFSDKLVTTDARQIAITSVQKNSPAAGVLAVSDVILGVGGKPFSFDPRTELGKAITAAESEAGGGDLSLIRWRAGKTESVVVKLPVLGTYSATAPYNCPKSQRILEVGCKALAVRVADPSYQPNPITRSLNALALLASGNDDYLPLVKKEAQWAADYSADSFQTWYYGYVIMLLSEYVMETGDDSVMPGLRRLTMEAANGQSVVGSWGHRFANPDGRLGGYGMMNAPGLPLTTSLILARKAGMQDPKLDQAIEKSLRLMRFYVGKGSIPYGDHAPWIEAHEDNGKNGIAAVMFNLLGETQGAAFFSQMSVASHGPERDTGHTGNFFNILWSMPGVAQSGQHATGVWMEEFGAWYFDLARDWDGTYLHQGPPETKGDKYDGWDCTGAYLLAYALPLKKIHLTGKQPSVAPQLDSAAAQNLILDGRGWSNKDRTSFYDALSSQDLISRLSSWSPVVRNRAAMALGRRQEDVMAQLIPLLGAPDLYTQYGACQAIKMQRGRGAAAVPALQKASRSDDLWLRVLADEAMAGIGDPARVAIPEMLARLAKTDPKNDPRSMEQRYLCFALFNKRGGLIGQSLEGVDREPLLKAIRAGLQNEDGRARGSLATAYENLRYDEIKPLLPSIHQAIVVPAPSGVMFASNIRVEGLRLLAKHRVAEGIDACVKYTRTQNPWASEKRTPELMKLLLLYGAHAKPAVPELRRIADYFENDEKDFPRRLMLEKAKIVRETIRAIEASDEHPELIRLE; encoded by the coding sequence ATGAAGGCCAATCGATACAAGACCGCGTTTCCGTATGCAGTCCTTCTGATGGCAACACTGGTCTTCCCCGTCTCGACCGTGCTCGTTTTGCTCGCGGATCCGTTGTCGGCAGCTGGGCCGGGGGCAGCGATCGCTAACCCGGACTTGACGCAAAACGACAAGATCCCCGAGGATGCGGACCACGACTGGAACCTCGGGCCGACAGGCGCGCGCGGTTGGATGTTCAGTGACAAGCTCGTTACCACCGACGCTCGGCAGATCGCGATCACAAGCGTACAAAAGAACTCCCCCGCCGCAGGTGTCCTTGCGGTTAGCGATGTGATCCTCGGCGTTGGCGGCAAGCCGTTTTCCTTCGATCCACGCACCGAGTTGGGCAAAGCGATCACCGCAGCCGAATCCGAGGCAGGTGGCGGAGACTTGTCGCTGATTCGGTGGCGGGCCGGCAAGACCGAAAGCGTTGTCGTCAAGCTCCCTGTTCTTGGTACTTACAGTGCGACGGCACCCTACAACTGCCCGAAGTCGCAGCGGATCCTCGAAGTGGGGTGCAAGGCGTTGGCTGTGCGAGTCGCGGACCCCTCTTACCAACCGAATCCGATCACGCGTTCGTTGAACGCTCTCGCTCTGCTGGCAAGCGGCAATGATGATTACCTGCCCTTGGTGAAGAAGGAGGCTCAGTGGGCGGCGGACTACTCGGCCGATAGCTTTCAAACCTGGTACTACGGCTATGTCATCATGTTGCTCTCGGAGTATGTGATGGAAACCGGAGACGACTCTGTCATGCCGGGCTTGCGGCGTCTGACGATGGAAGCCGCCAACGGCCAGAGTGTGGTCGGTTCCTGGGGTCATCGCTTCGCGAACCCTGACGGACGCCTGGGTGGATATGGGATGATGAACGCGCCGGGGTTGCCGCTGACCACCTCGCTAATTCTCGCTCGAAAAGCGGGAATGCAGGATCCCAAGCTTGACCAAGCCATTGAGAAGAGCTTGCGGTTGATGCGGTTCTACGTCGGCAAGGGCAGTATCCCGTACGGCGATCATGCTCCCTGGATCGAAGCCCACGAGGACAACGGCAAGAACGGAATCGCTGCGGTGATGTTCAACCTGCTAGGCGAAACCCAAGGGGCTGCGTTCTTCTCGCAGATGAGCGTCGCTTCGCACGGGCCGGAGCGTGACACGGGGCACACTGGAAACTTCTTCAACATCCTGTGGTCGATGCCCGGTGTCGCGCAGTCAGGCCAACACGCCACAGGCGTATGGATGGAGGAGTTCGGCGCATGGTATTTCGACCTTGCGCGAGATTGGGACGGGACCTACCTTCACCAGGGACCGCCTGAAACGAAAGGCGACAAGTATGACGGTTGGGATTGCACCGGCGCCTACCTGTTGGCCTACGCCTTGCCGCTGAAGAAGATCCATCTGACCGGCAAGCAGCCTTCGGTCGCACCTCAACTCGATTCCGCCGCGGCACAAAATCTAATCCTTGACGGACGCGGTTGGAGCAATAAGGATCGCACTAGCTTTTATGATGCGTTGAGCAGCCAGGACCTGATCAGCCGTCTGAGCAGCTGGTCGCCCGTCGTTCGCAATCGCGCAGCGATGGCGCTGGGGCGTCGGCAGGAGGACGTCATGGCCCAATTGATTCCGTTGCTCGGCGCCCCGGATCTCTACACACAATACGGTGCCTGCCAGGCGATCAAGATGCAGCGAGGACGCGGCGCTGCGGCGGTTCCAGCGTTGCAGAAAGCGTCTCGATCGGATGACCTCTGGCTGCGGGTTCTGGCAGATGAGGCGATGGCAGGGATTGGGGATCCAGCCAGAGTGGCCATTCCCGAGATGCTCGCAAGACTCGCCAAGACCGATCCGAAGAACGATCCCCGCAGCATGGAGCAACGTTACCTCTGTTTTGCCCTGTTCAACAAGCGCGGCGGACTGATCGGCCAGTCACTGGAAGGTGTCGACCGCGAGCCGCTGCTCAAGGCCATTCGTGCCGGATTACAAAACGAAGACGGACGAGCGCGAGGCAGTCTTGCGACGGCGTACGAGAATCTCCGCTACGATGAAATCAAACCGCTGTTGCCCTCGATCCATCAAGCGATTGTTGTACCAGCACCAAGCGGCGTCATGTTCGCCAGCAACATCCGGGTCGAGGGACTCCGGTTGCTGGCCAAGCATCGGGTCGCGGAGGGTATCGATGCGTGTGTGAAGTACACGCGAACGCAAAACCCTTGGGCCAGCGAGAAGCGAACGCCGGAGTTGATGAAGCTGCTGTTGCTTTACGGCGCCCACGCCAAGCCAGCCGTTCCGGAACTGAGACGAATCGCCGACTACTTCGAAAACGACGAGAAGGATTTCCCACGGAGATTGATGCTTGAAAAAGCCAAGATTGTCCGCGAGACAATCCGTGCCATCGAGGCTTCGGACGAGCATCCCGAGTTGATTCGTCTCGAGTAG
- a CDS encoding SHD1 domain-containing protein, whose protein sequence is MASGKFSVTAQLVSVNDQRVVLRKTSGDEIEVLLSQLHPKDREFASSAH, encoded by the coding sequence ATCGCCAGCGGGAAGTTTTCCGTGACTGCCCAGCTTGTTTCCGTCAACGACCAACGCGTCGTCTTACGCAAAACAAGCGGAGACGAGATCGAAGTCCTTCTTAGCCAACTTCATCCGAAAGACCGGGAGTTCGCATCTTCAGCGCACTAA
- a CDS encoding outer membrane protein, with translation MRKVNFFMTALVAVSLSPAVQAAGPFGLFDHGGCDSACEVECGCEAIGCDSNCDVACDSVCCGSQSSCGYVSLFGGWNFLHDYTGESGNFDIIGGFSDGWAIGGALGRRIGNGFRAELEFAFRSNTADTFVAPRGRVAGEWSGHSFAYSGMGNVYYDVCDLQVAGITPYIGGGIGLAVVDADFESLGLPIEIQDAAFAYQAIVGATKQLNRSVDLFAEYRYVGTTDITAEPQGFEPVDASTELENVFFGIRLNR, from the coding sequence ATGCGAAAAGTCAATTTCTTCATGACTGCACTTGTGGCGGTCTCTCTCTCGCCGGCCGTTCAAGCGGCAGGCCCTTTCGGATTGTTCGATCATGGTGGATGCGATTCGGCTTGTGAAGTCGAATGCGGCTGTGAAGCGATCGGTTGCGATAGCAACTGTGATGTGGCGTGCGACTCGGTTTGCTGTGGCAGCCAGTCATCGTGCGGTTACGTGAGCCTGTTTGGTGGCTGGAACTTCTTACATGATTACACGGGTGAAAGCGGTAACTTCGACATCATCGGCGGCTTCAGTGACGGTTGGGCCATTGGTGGGGCGTTGGGTCGTCGCATCGGAAATGGATTCCGAGCCGAGCTCGAATTTGCTTTCCGAAGCAACACCGCCGACACGTTCGTGGCCCCCCGAGGCCGAGTCGCGGGTGAATGGAGCGGCCATTCATTTGCATACAGTGGAATGGGGAATGTGTACTACGACGTGTGCGATCTGCAAGTCGCAGGGATTACACCCTACATCGGCGGTGGGATCGGGCTCGCGGTTGTAGATGCCGATTTTGAATCCCTCGGGCTTCCTATCGAAATTCAGGACGCGGCGTTTGCGTACCAAGCCATCGTCGGAGCAACGAAGCAGCTCAATCGTAGCGTCGATCTCTTTGCGGAATATCGATATGTCGGCACGACCGACATCACGGCTGAGCCGCAAGGTTTCGAACCTGTGGACGCGTCCACCGAATTGGAAAATGTCTTTTTCGGCATTCGTCTGAATCGATAG
- a CDS encoding HzsA-related protein, whose protein sequence is MLVTTLPNKVNRVLGPRMLITGLPLLLLSVVVGRSVAGQSAVSLDLEQEAQAQYETLLDDLNEIERFERYAEETYHPEALVKRSDRDPLDVLVRRTRALLDDIQGRFAAPELKELSAKFAALSERATLVDAGEKPRRRKLFGELFLLRRKIAFSNPLLDFDKLLFLKRDRATYDHMCDQYYGTNAAPGGGVYLLSDPFSDAPTSTDLLANTVVTSGRLASTSLVNGSFLSPEISYDGKSVMFAYVECVGDPSHVTHLDHANNGHWDRGRCYHLFSMNVDSESLETSNLRQLTDGTFNDFDPCYLPNGRVAFISERRGGYLRCGRDCPSYTVHDMKPDGSDIRILSPHENNEWHPSVTDDGMLLYTRWDYVDRHGCTAHHPWIMTPDGRDSRAIHGNFSTKKERADMEMDLRQISGSAKIIGTAAPHHGQAYGSIIIVDPNIPDDDAMAPVRRVTPDVGFPESQNGAQVYGTPWPLSENYFLCVYDAKMAKGTGKHNKPEGPGQYGVYLLDAFGNKILLYRDPAIACLSPMPLRARTKPLVVADQSARLASDPPTEGTMAIIDVYDSMLAWPEGTKISALRIYQIYPSSTPSAVGLSPHQLGRRIAEAADSNNLARSVLGTVPVEKDGSAYFTLPALKEVYFQALDEKGLAVQSMRSATWVQPGERLLCYGCHEPKQRAPQMPEQTPLALLREPSVPTPDVDGTHPFSYPRLVQPVLDAKCVSCHAESLDQGAPPLDRQLVQANLTANKNLSKLTTVYRSYDSLVHDYAFWSYGDVYRTRPGQFGARASELYKLLSAGHHDVELSEDEMHRITVWLDSLSNFYGVYEEEGGKIQLKGGVAHPTLQ, encoded by the coding sequence ATGCTAGTGACAACCCTACCGAATAAAGTAAATCGTGTTTTGGGACCCAGGATGTTGATCACGGGGCTTCCGTTGTTGCTCTTGTCGGTGGTGGTTGGCCGATCGGTTGCCGGACAATCGGCCGTGTCATTGGACCTTGAGCAGGAGGCTCAGGCACAGTACGAAACCCTCCTTGATGACTTGAACGAGATCGAGCGGTTCGAGAGGTATGCAGAGGAGACCTATCATCCGGAAGCTTTAGTCAAACGTAGCGATCGAGACCCGCTCGATGTTCTGGTGCGGAGAACGCGAGCGTTGTTGGACGATATCCAAGGCAGGTTCGCGGCACCGGAACTGAAGGAATTGTCTGCGAAATTCGCGGCACTGAGCGAGAGGGCAACGCTTGTCGATGCGGGCGAGAAACCACGCCGTCGAAAGCTGTTTGGCGAGCTCTTTTTGTTGCGCCGCAAGATTGCTTTTTCGAATCCGCTGCTCGACTTTGACAAACTCCTGTTCCTTAAGCGTGATCGTGCCACGTACGATCATATGTGCGACCAATACTACGGCACAAACGCCGCGCCCGGTGGCGGAGTCTATTTATTGAGCGATCCCTTTAGCGATGCCCCGACTTCCACGGATTTGCTTGCGAATACGGTGGTCACCAGCGGTCGGCTAGCCAGCACCTCACTGGTGAACGGGAGTTTCTTGTCACCGGAGATTTCTTATGACGGTAAGAGCGTGATGTTTGCTTACGTCGAGTGTGTTGGAGATCCTTCTCACGTGACCCATCTCGATCATGCGAACAATGGGCACTGGGATCGCGGCCGCTGTTATCACTTGTTTTCAATGAATGTCGATAGCGAGAGTTTGGAAACCTCCAATCTGCGTCAGCTTACCGATGGCACGTTTAACGACTTCGACCCCTGTTACTTGCCCAACGGTCGGGTGGCATTCATTTCCGAACGGCGCGGCGGTTACCTGCGATGCGGGCGTGATTGTCCGTCCTATACCGTCCATGACATGAAACCCGATGGATCAGACATCCGAATTCTCAGTCCGCATGAAAACAACGAATGGCACCCGAGTGTCACCGACGATGGCATGCTTCTTTACACACGATGGGACTATGTTGACCGCCATGGATGTACGGCACACCATCCTTGGATCATGACGCCCGATGGTCGCGATTCGCGAGCGATCCACGGCAACTTCTCCACCAAGAAAGAACGCGCGGACATGGAGATGGATCTCCGCCAGATCTCTGGCTCCGCAAAGATTATCGGCACCGCTGCGCCGCACCATGGCCAAGCATACGGTTCGATCATTATCGTCGATCCGAACATCCCTGACGACGATGCGATGGCCCCCGTGCGTCGTGTCACGCCGGATGTCGGATTCCCTGAGAGCCAAAACGGGGCTCAGGTCTATGGCACGCCTTGGCCACTCAGTGAGAACTATTTTCTTTGTGTCTACGATGCCAAGATGGCAAAGGGGACCGGCAAGCACAACAAGCCGGAGGGTCCCGGGCAATATGGCGTCTATCTGCTCGACGCGTTCGGCAACAAAATTTTGCTCTACCGCGACCCTGCGATCGCCTGCCTGAGTCCCATGCCATTGCGTGCCCGCACCAAGCCTCTTGTCGTTGCCGATCAAAGTGCCCGCCTGGCGAGTGATCCTCCAACGGAGGGCACGATGGCGATCATCGATGTTTATGACAGCATGTTGGCGTGGCCCGAGGGCACCAAGATTTCCGCGCTAAGGATTTATCAAATCTACCCCAGTTCGACGCCATCGGCCGTTGGATTGAGCCCCCATCAATTGGGGCGACGTATCGCCGAGGCTGCAGACTCCAATAACCTCGCCCGAAGCGTTCTCGGTACGGTCCCGGTCGAGAAGGATGGAAGTGCCTATTTCACTTTGCCGGCTTTGAAGGAGGTCTATTTCCAAGCCCTCGACGAAAAGGGTCTTGCCGTGCAATCGATGCGATCAGCCACATGGGTGCAGCCGGGTGAGCGGTTGCTCTGCTATGGGTGCCATGAACCCAAGCAGCGTGCGCCACAAATGCCCGAGCAAACCCCACTTGCCTTGCTGCGGGAACCCTCGGTGCCAACACCGGATGTCGACGGCACCCATCCGTTTAGCTACCCCCGGTTGGTGCAACCTGTGCTCGATGCCAAATGCGTCAGCTGTCACGCAGAGAGTTTGGATCAGGGGGCTCCGCCATTGGACCGTCAATTGGTCCAGGCCAACCTGACGGCAAATAAAAATCTGTCGAAGCTAACGACGGTTTATCGGTCCTACGATAGTCTTGTTCATGACTATGCCTTCTGGAGCTATGGAGATGTCTATCGAACAAGACCTGGTCAGTTCGGTGCTCGTGCATCGGAGCTCTACAAACTACTCTCTGCCGGACACCACGACGTCGAGTTGAGCGAGGACGAGATGCACCGCATCACCGTTTGGCTCGATTCGCTGTCGAACTTTTATGGCGTCTATGAAGAAGAAGGTGGGAAGATCCAACTCAAAGGCGGCGTCGCCCATCCAACGCTGCAGTAA
- a CDS encoding aldo/keto reductase: MQYRNLGSSDLKASVVGMGAWAIGGGASWGSKVDDEEAIRTIETAVDSGINFFDTAPAYGWGHSERLLGRAIQGRRDQVILATKCGLWWDDDRGSFFADFEGRPLYRSLRPDTLAIEIERSLQNLNTEYIDLYQVHWPAVEPEQTPIADTMEALLKLVEAGKVRAIGVCNVSEEELQQYLACGAIVSDQFRYSMLYRSPEKDILPRCQQQGLATLTYMSLEQGLLTGKVTAETVFEQGDLRTHAGWNPWYLLANRTRVIDLLQAWKPLCDEYNCNLAQLVLGWTLAQDAVTHVLAGARRPDQIRQNAAAGDLSLSAEIIERMNQDLTDLGEPNPDP, translated from the coding sequence ATGCAATACAGGAATCTAGGCTCATCGGACCTCAAAGCTTCGGTCGTTGGCATGGGGGCTTGGGCGATTGGCGGCGGTGCAAGTTGGGGCAGCAAGGTTGATGACGAAGAGGCGATCCGAACGATTGAAACTGCCGTTGATTCGGGAATCAACTTTTTTGATACCGCACCTGCTTATGGTTGGGGGCACAGTGAGCGATTGCTGGGTCGCGCGATCCAAGGGCGGCGCGACCAAGTGATCCTCGCCACAAAATGCGGACTGTGGTGGGATGACGATCGCGGATCGTTCTTTGCCGACTTTGAAGGTCGACCGCTCTATCGTTCGTTGCGACCCGATACCCTTGCCATCGAAATCGAGCGGTCTCTTCAAAATCTGAACACGGAATATATCGACTTGTATCAAGTGCATTGGCCGGCAGTCGAACCGGAACAAACGCCGATTGCGGACACGATGGAAGCATTGTTGAAGCTCGTCGAGGCTGGCAAAGTGCGGGCGATCGGCGTCTGCAATGTCAGTGAGGAGGAGCTTCAGCAGTATCTTGCTTGCGGGGCCATTGTCAGTGATCAGTTCCGATACTCGATGCTCTATCGATCACCGGAAAAGGACATCTTGCCACGATGCCAACAACAAGGCCTGGCCACACTGACTTACATGTCGCTTGAACAAGGGTTACTGACGGGAAAGGTGACCGCCGAAACGGTTTTTGAACAGGGCGACCTCCGCACCCACGCGGGTTGGAACCCCTGGTATTTGCTTGCCAATCGGACTCGCGTGATTGATCTGTTGCAGGCTTGGAAACCACTTTGCGACGAATACAACTGCAATTTGGCGCAATTGGTGCTGGGTTGGACACTGGCACAGGACGCCGTGACACATGTCTTGGCCGGCGCACGACGTCCCGACCAAATCCGTCAAAATGCCGCCGCGGGTGATCTGTCCCTGTCTGCGGAAATCATTGAACGCATGAACCAAGACCTCACGGATTTGGGTGAACCCAACCCGGACCCATGA